Genomic window (Takifugu rubripes chromosome 1, fTakRub1.2, whole genome shotgun sequence):
ACCACAATGATAATGTGTCTCATGGCGGCTATGTGTCCATCCTGTGTGAGAAAGTTGTTGAAGCAGATCACTCTGTCGCTCAAGCGCATGGTGTCACGAAAAATAAGTGCTGGGCAGCTAATAGCTGCTGCTACCGACCATATGCAACCGCACGCTATCCATGCTCTTCCCCTGGTGCGGTACCTGTGAGACCAGCCCAGATGAACTAAAGAGACATACCTGTCTATGCTGAGGACTGTCAGAAAGAGCACACTGGCGTACATATTCAGCACAGACACAAAGGAGTTTATCTTACACATGGCCACACCAAACTTCCAGTGGAAGTCACGCAGGATGTAATCGATGTGCAAAGGTagaaacagcaaaaacacaaaatctgCTATGGCTAAATTGAGCAGCCAGACACTGTTGATGGTCTTCTTGCTTTTAAATGCCGTCACCCAGATGACGGTCCCATTTCCGACCAGTCCGAGCACAAACGAAACAATGTAGATGACCACTGAGAGGATGTGTATAGCTTCCTTCTGCCTGTGTTCCACTCTGAGCTCTTCCAGGTCACCGTACTCCAGGTCGTACTCATAGGTGTAGTTTCCATAATCCTCTGCGGAGTCGGCCATGGCTGCACAGATGTAACAAATGATCAGGTGGGAAACGTGAAAAACAAGCATGTTTAAACTAGTGTGTAAAGAGAGCGGCTTGAGGAAGCCACCATAAATGCAATAATCAACCTGAGCCGCCACCTTGCTCACCTTGTGCTCTGTTGTTATGTCAATCTGTCTCCGAGAAGGATCCCCCCGATCCTTTTATGCCCATTCAGTTCCTGTGCTGAAAGCTGGGCGTGTACTGACTAAGCCTGGAACACGGAGTCCACACTGGATCAACATGTGGAGAGCGACATGTCTTACGGAGAGAGCCATTGAAGTATGATTCATGTTGTTTGTTCTCAAGTGTTCCAGAGCTGGCAGATACCACATTGTTACACAACATTCATCTTTACCAAAGCCTCTACCCCAACAAACATCTGGGTTGCTTTTAGATCCGTGGAATTTAGAACCACAACAGtcatttaaacacaatttcACTGTGAGCCTGACATTGAAGGTGTGAGTTTTATAAAGACTTTCCTGTCTGCAAACACTCATGTTACCTGTTACTAAGCATCAATTCAAGCAAGTAATTACAGAAAATTAAGTGATGGGCTTGATTTAATAACTAAAAACCTTGTCTATTtatatgtttatgtttttttttaaatacaagtTACTACATTTATACATATCTTGCTATAATCAGAGAAACTTGCtggtgaaaaaataaaacaaaaccaaaatatgCGTAATTAAACGTAATTACGAAACGTAATTAATAGTAACTAATAAACAACTTAAAGGTACAGTATAGGTAAAGCTCTCCTTTGCAGCCAGTTGAGTCCAAATGTGAACGAGACAATGCTTAAATTCTAATCCAGGTCACATGAACTTGTTCCACAGACACTTTAGCTCTCTCTTACCCAAAGTTGCTCCCTGTGCGGAGGGAAACTCCGCCGCGCTTTGCTCCGTCAGTGTCTTTGCACTCGGCTGCAGAACTCTGCTGCGGTCTCTCCGTGTCTTCTTCCAAAGTAAACCCGGTTGCTGCGTGCATGGTTGTCTGGGGTGCACAGTGGGTGTACCCGGGTGACGCGTCTCATTTAGACCGCGGAAAGAAGGATGATTATTGGTCACCGTGAAGAATGCCCTCATTCAGGGGCCCCGGGCTGCTTCTCATCACACCAAGAGAGTCGTGCAACGCACGTAGCGGCTCCCCAGCAAACCGAAAGACAGAACATGTTTCTAAGAATTCCATTTTTTCATCACAAATTGCTTAAGTCGAAAATAATTCTCATCCTCTTTTAACTTCTGCATTTGCCAGTGTCCGTAAATCCCGAGTAATTACCACGTGACCATCAGAGATTGCAGTTGTATGGgttattaaacaaacacttaAAAAATGTTTCCAGTGACACTGCTTTACGTTGAATTTTATAATAAGACATGGTCTGTGTTGGTAAAATGAGAGTAACAGAATTACATATGGAAATATAAAAACGAGAAGAGATAAGACATTCCTTTTTAGTCCCAATTTACAGCGttacatattttttaaagctTACAAGGATGAAGAGCAGCAATATGTAAAAAGAGCAGTAAGTGTAACATTTTCATAAGAACCATGAACACATACAACAGAATAAATATTATTGTACAGATGCCGAGATCATCCAAAAATGGAGTCGGTTATCCCATGTGTTGCATATTTAACCCAAAACTACAtactgtgtatatgtgtgtacaTTTATGTATACGAGAGAGAGTTTTTAATGAGTAAGCATAAACGATAGATTTTCTAAGTGTTTTAATCTGGCTTCAGTCTATTTTGTATTGacctcttttcattttctttgcctgttttaaagccattttaccagttttggggtttttgtttaCCTGGAAGTTCTGCTAAAGCACAACAATGGCTCTTTTAGGGTTTCACAGTGCTAGACAACATATACTATAATATAGAAAGCCTCAACTTGGCCTTGAAAACTACTCTTGCAGACTCTGCAGTTTATTCCCTGTTTTTATCTGACAGACATCTTTGTCTTTGTGGCTGTAAtcatctgaacacacacaaaatgaccaTCTCCATGGATTCTTCTTCCCGGAAGGGAGAATTATCTCATCCTGCAATAGCAGTGTTTTTATCTGTGCAGACTTACCAACCGTGCAAGTCCAGCCTTGCAGTGATTATAGTCCCTGCTTCATGTCACACACATGCTGTAATCTCAGAGAGGGACTCAGGAAGGTCAATGAGGGAACACAAAGGAGTTTGGTCAAGTGATGGGTATGTTTTCCTTCCTTGCATACATTTCTGTAATCCAGCTCTTTCTTTTGAATGGAACATTATAGGCTTGTTGCAGTTTCTGTCCAATACTTTCACCTTTAGAATGGTGTTTTTAATAATGGattaaaagcacacacacacacaatgcaagCCTAATTCTTTCTAATTGAAACTGATCTAAACTGACGCTTAAATAAGAACACGGCGCTTAATAAATAGAATACTTATAGGAAAATCTTAGCGTGGCAGTAACCAATTTAAATAAACAAGATACCTCTGTGGGGCCATTATATAATTTCCAACGCTTCGCctatatttatttaacacaaacATCTAAGAGTTACGGTTCAAAAATCAATTTTGAACCTAAAAgtggggtgtgggtgtggtgaGGCTAAACGAGTGCAACCACTCGGTGATAGATggggttttcctgtttttgctgcCTGGTTGACGCGTCATTGGCGTGGCTCTAAGGTCACCTGTGCAGGTTTCCGGTGGTCCTGGTCCAGCGGGGAAGGAAAGACGTCGAGGCTGTCGCTGATCTGGGAGGAGTGCACATCCCGAAGCCGTCTGGACACCGCCTACtctctgctcccccctcccctcctctcctctcccctcctctcctctcctctcttcctcgcccgcctcttccctctcctcctcctccgctgctgcagcagcatcatcccGGTGCCTCCCGGCTGCTTCCATGAAGAAAGTACCCCCCCAGCACGGCGACACCTTCCCGCCACGATGGGCCGCAAGATATTTTTTGCGTCGATGTGTCGATATTGAGATATTTCAGTGATCAAATATGAATCATGCATCTGATATTTCTGGCCACTTTGCTCGTCAGCCCCCTCTCGCCTTGGCTTCATCCTTTACTAGCGTCATCCGGTACGTATGCTGCACTAGCCTTCCGCTTTTTAAACCACTTTCATGTGCTTAAATTCACATTCAAATTGCCTTATGTTTGTCAGAAATATCATCTTAGACGAGCCTCAGAATTTCCTAAAAGACTGCTAATTGCTCGATAAGCTGGATGCCCGTAATGATGGTGCACAAGGAAGATTTCAGCACCTAAGCCTCTTTTGTTCTTATAAAAATAGTGCCCTTTATTATGTATGACTGCCACATTTGAATATCAAGTCAAAACtctgttaaataaataatgcattGTTCAAGAGGATTCCTTACCACTGCTACATAATCTACACTGTGGTAATATTTTTGCAGAGTTtaacagttttttgtttttttttgggggggggggggtgcaaaatCAAAAATAGCTCTGAAGAAAATCGAGCTGTTTATATTCAGTATCAGCCAAAATCAGCCTggtgttgtgtgtgcgtgtgccagATCTCCTACAACCAATCTTAGTTAATCAAATCATTAAGATCTCCACTGCTTGGCTCAGAGTTACCGGTTCCTTTCATGAATAAAGGATGACCACCGCCTCCGAGTGCATGTGGACCGGTCAGGGACTTCACGTCTGTGCCGCTGGGTGTTCTCTTGCAGTTTCTCAAGGAGTAGAGGACAAGGATGAGAGGGATGCGGCGCAGAAGCAACAGGCGACTGCAGCACCCGCCACTGACAACAGCACACACCATGCGGTAGAGCATGTGACCGCCTATCCCTCGCGGTTGATCTACTATCTGAACAAGGACTCGGAGAGCACCCACCATGACCTGGGCACCCGGGCCAAGAACCAAGCCAAAGAAGGCCAGGTGAGACATCACttagggagggagagacaaaaGATATTGATACCAGGAAGCAGGGAGAAGCAGATCAATAGCAAAAGTGTTAGGAGGCTTAATAGCGTACTGTGTGGCCATGGCTTTGAAGCATAAAGTGCATATTAGAATTTGTTAAATGGCGTcaccttttaaaatgtaattttgcTTCGGCGTCAGGCAGTGCAAACCTTGCATTTGCAGCAAAGTTAGCCGCTCTTTATGCGATCAGGAGCCTGAACGTGCTGAAGGATGCCTTTCTTGCAGCGTGCCCGCTGGACGTCACCATCTGCTGTCGTCCAGCGCATCTGTTCTCTGTCCGCTTTGCTCTGAAGCTCTGgctctttcctctctttacAGGCAATCCACCTTGCACAAGCCAGTTTCCAGGTGGAGGCGTTCGGCTCCACGTTTGTTCTGGATCTTGCTCTGAATAAGTAAGCGCCCACTTCCCACCTCGTGTGGATGTTCCATTGAAATTCTAGGAgtgatttgtgtctttttgccATCAAGGTCACGTGGGCTGTAATGTGATGGCTGAGAATTTGAACAATGCCTTTGCCCTGTCCTCCGCCTGTGATTGCAGTGAATATCTGCCAAAGGTGGCCAAATGTTGCCGATGTAAATGAAAAAAGCTTAAATCAAACATGACAAGAGTTTAATGGCACCATAAGCTGATTCTGCAGTTGGAGTCAGATAAGTATAGAGAACAACAGATGTCGAGTGACTGCTGAGGTAAGATGAACTGACCACAAACATCTTTAAGTTGTGGTATCGGAAAGTCCAAATTAAGACGCGTCAGTGTAAAGGTTGAAAAGCCAGAATCTGTACAGTGATTCGCTCTGCGACGACTCCATTTTTGTCCGGATGATGTTAAATTCTCTTGCTTCGGGCTAAGCAGAGGGAGACACTTATTCCGCTCCGTTTGGAGTTGAAGCTCCCGGACACTCAATGATATTGATTTAATCCCTTCACAAAGTAGCTGGACTACATATGTGAAGGCTTAATGTGAACAAGGACCTTGGAACActaattggatttaaggtctctgtgaTGGAATTTTATGGATTCCATGAAAACCTACTGCGGTTTCATATTGTTGGAGTTAGAGCTTTAGTTGCTTTTAACTGCTGTTAACTGTTTAACTGCGGTATTCTGTTTTAATGTCAGATAGACGGCCACCAACAGCATTGTCCTTTTAACCAGATCATCATCAGCTTTTACTGACTTTGCTAACTTGTATTCTGTACACCTCCTCTTTGTTTCTACTTTATTGTCAAGAACATGCAAGGGCAGATTTCTACAGCTGTAGCATCTGATAGAGCAGATAAAGACGGTGACAGGAGAATTGCAGGCATTAGAAGCTCTATTTGGTGTTATCACTTTTTACTCAAGTGTGTTTCAAAGACCAAAGGCAAGGCCAACGTCTGCCACAATATCTGACACCTCTCTATCTTTATCCTGCCCATTTTTTTAGTATTATTTGGTGGAAATCATGCAGCAAGAGTGCAGTATCACAATGCACTGATAAACACTCATCTGTAGTTCAGATTGTGCAGAACTTCTTGTCCTGTTCTTTGGCAAATATAATAGAACGGCAACTCTCTGCGGCAGCAGAAAGGCTTGAAAGTGTGACCTTGCTTTGCAGCTGTTTGCTAGGGGAACAGTGATTTGCATTAGCTTGTGTCTTCATCTGTGGCCAGATTAGAATTCTGCTTTTGCTGCAACGACACTCAACTAAATATAGAACTCTCAACAAACAATTGAAGAAAGAATGATAAGTAAGGTGGGCTCACGATGGCACTGCTGCTTCCTCGGGATAACTGTTCGTTTTGGCTAAGAGCAGCAGATTATTTCCATGTGTTCTGAGGCATGAAGAGCGATGAAATGGCCATGTGCCACTGCAGGAGTCAGACCTGCTTTTGGTTCGGTGCCAAACATGAGAACTTCCTGCTGGATTCGGtcctttctctgcctctgcttcTGCATAGCAGCGCTGTGAGACAGGTTTTACTCATTGCTCACAGCTCTAATAGTCGTTTAAACTCACACGCGCCTGTGGTGCTGCACTCATATTCCAGTGCTCCCGAGCTGCCTCCGCGTCCACACATACGCAAAAACAAACTCTAGTGCACTTCAGCGTGGACCGCTCTTATTTGTCAGGATATAAATAGCCTCTCGGTCTCTCACAGACATCACTcatgcctctgctgctcctccatgcGACTCCTGCACGCAGCCAAGCATCTTTTAGACACGTTCCTCTTATCACCTTTTCCTTTACAGGcgccaggagaggaggaggtatGTGATATTTGAGGTTAAACGGCAAGGGAAATGCGCCATTGTTGCAGAAATCTCACTTTCTTAAAGTCAGCTAACATGATGGGGTGTGTGAAATGATGCTGACTCAGACAACAGGAACTGCAAGCAGAGCTGCGGCGTTCAAGGTGAAGCCCAAAATCTGCAGCTTCAAGACTCCATCTCACCTTCATTACTGTGCGcctgctgttttccagctgtctcAGCTTTGAATGTGCCTTTGTTTAACACACATTAACATCTTTATATCTTTTGTTTAGGTCTTTTTTTCCTGAAAGGTTTGTAATTTCTGCCACCTTTGATAACTCTTCTCCTCAGAAGTGAAGGCAGCATTGTTCCCCCCCGACGGCGACAGGCAACATTTAACAACACCACTGCACTTTTGGGATGTCACGGGAGTGTGGGCTAATCCAAGCAGGCTGATGATGAGTGTTCTTGTTTAAATGCCAGCGTTAAAGGAGCGCACCCAACTAGCTCAAAACCACAGTCTCAAGAAAAAACAGATGGACTCTACACTAGTGAAAATCCCCCTCACCACTCTAAACCTCTGTTTTCCCAGTGACCTGCTGTCCTCAGACTATGTTGAGATCCACTACGAGGGCGGAAAACCTGTACTGTCAAAGGTAATGTTCCCTCCGGTTGTGACTGAATGCATCTTTCTTGTTTTTGCTGGAGACGGTTCTGCGGCTGGCAGAATGAGTCATGCGCGTTTGCTATTTTTACGGTTAAACACAATGACGCATAGATTGTCTTGGTCTCTTCTTTATGACATTGGCATTTTAACCAAAGGGGAGGGAATGCTTGTTCTTGTAAATCACTTTGAGCATTGCTGTGGTTGTCAGGCCCTGCGGTCGAGGAGATAGACGCCAGGTAGATGTGTGAAAATGGTGAAATGAGAGATgacttctgctgctgtggctgctgatTCAGGTTGGGCTGGGCTGAGCAGGCTCGAGCTGATTCAGCAGGGTTTTGCTGCCCTGCATCCCGCCTGCTGGAGCTGTAGTCACGTGatcgggaggagggggggagagaaagccCTCTGCAGTATCATTGCAGCGTGGCATGGGTGAAGTGAGaaggacagagaaggagagagagggagagttgggggtggggtgtcCTCTGCTCACCCTGGCTCTGACAGCTGAGTCATAGATAGTGCCAGGCTACACATGTAATTCTCCCTAAATGACCGAGcagatgcagctctgcagtgtaaatataaatgtaatcCCTCTGGAGGTGTTGGAGTAATCAAAGATGCGATACATTGAACGTTCTGTGTGCAGCGATGCGACACTAGAACtgtgttttcttcctgcaggggggtgAACACTGTTACTATCACGGCCAGGTGAGAGGGAAGGACAACTCCCACGTTGCTTTATCCACCTGCAATGGCCTGCAGTGAGTGAACGCCCTCTCATTCTTGCTGTGTGTCCCTGCTCCCGTTGGCTCGGTGTTGACTGTCTTCTCCCCTCTTTGCCCCTCTCTCTGCCCTGCAGTGGCATGTTTGATGATGGACTTCATATGTATCTAATTGAACCCTTACAACAGACTCATTTATCGGTGAGTTATTCTCATCACAAAGAACCAGAATGTCGACGCTCTCTGCTGTCAAATATGTATTTAGAACCCAGTTCTTCTGTTTAATCTGTTGGAATATTTCTCCAGGAAACAGCTGCAAGGCCTCACAGAGTAAGAAGAACAGCCTCCTTTGAATGGAATGGGGATTCCGAGGAAGAATGTAAGGGTTTCCACAACTGAACTTACATAACTTCCTCCACAGAAAATCCTCCAACTCTGACCCTCTGCATGCCTTTTGCTGCTGACGTTAGTTCTACTCTTACTGATGTTCATTATGCATGCAGCAACCCCAGGATGTCAATGGAATTCATTACATCAGAGGCAACATATCGGGCCCATTTTTGAACTTTTATTGacaaatatttgcttttatCATAAACATCTTTTATCATCTACACTCCAGATACAGAATGGTTTATTTGACAGCAGTTCTTGCAAAATTCTTGGATTCTGGGGAAGAATCTGTGCTGTTGGGTTGTAAATATGCTTACTAATagacatgtttgtgtgcacagatgaggaggagcagctcttcTCAGAGCTCGATGAATTCTCTTGGCTGAAGCGCAGGAAAAAGCGGGCAGTAAGTCTCTGACCTCGCGTCTCTCCGAGCGATGCAACTGactcatccaccatccacccttTAACACCCGTCGACGTGACGTGTCCCAGTCGTGGTGCTTGAAAACAACCTAACTGATGGTTTTTATTATGCAGACGCCTCGCAGTGTGTTTGAGGAGATGAAGTATCTGGAGATTATGATTGTCATGGACCACAGTATGGTAAGGAAGAGCACCAGCGTTTCACTTTATGGTTTCATAAACATACAGATGAATAAACACAAGctgctgtcttttctttctgccgCAGTATAAACGACACAAGAGCAAGCAGTACACAAAAAACTTTGCCAAATCAGTGGTGAATCTTGTGGATGCCGTAAGTAAACTAGTTAACCTTTGAGGAATAACCACTGTACATGCTTTCGGTG
Coding sequences:
- the cmklr2 gene encoding G-protein coupled receptor 1, translated to MADSAEDYGNYTYEYDLEYGDLEELRVEHRQKEAIHILSVVIYIVSFVLGLVGNGTVIWVTAFKSKKTINSVWLLNLAIADFVFLLFLPLHIDYILRDFHWKFGVAMCKINSFVSVLNMYASVLFLTVLSIDRYVSLVHLGWSHRYRTRGRAWIACGCIWSVAAAISCPALIFRDTMRLSDRVICFNNFLTQDGHIAAMRHIIIVVLRTVVGFLLPFTAICVTGILLTIKEKQSRGLVRMSSFSRMVSAVILAFFLCWAPFHVFGLMELSIHSSLYLHNTLKAGFPLATSLGFFNSCINPLLYILLGKKVRHILKRACLDLTKSSLRELSQSVSATDVESVAEVYQASLSEENLESMA